From one Marmota flaviventris isolate mMarFla1 chromosome 1, mMarFla1.hap1, whole genome shotgun sequence genomic stretch:
- the Wnt16 gene encoding protein Wnt-16 has protein sequence MDRATLLALPRLCALWAVLFALFPCGVQGNWMWLGIASFGVPEKLGCANLPLNSRQKELCKRKPYLLPSIREGARLGIQECRSQFKHERWNCMVATANAAAAAPLGTSPLFGYELTSGTKETAFIYAVMAAGLVHSVTRSCSAGNMTECSCDTTLQNGGSASEGWHWGGCSDDVQYGMWFSRKFLDFPIRNTTGKESKVLLTMNLHNSEAGRQAVAKLMSVDCRCHGVSGSCAVKTCWKTMSSFEKIGHWLKDKYENSIQVSDKIKRKMRRREKDQRKIPIRKDDLLYVNKSPNYCVEDKKLGIPGTQGRECNRTSEGADGCNLLCCGRGYNTHVVRHVERCECKFIWCCYVRCRRCESMTDVHTCK, from the exons ATGGACAGAGCGACACTCCTGGCGCTGCCCCGCCTGTGCGCACTGTGGGCAGTCCTGTTTGCGCTGTTCCCCTGCGGAGTTCAAGGAAACTGGAT GTGGTTGGGCATCGCCTCCTTTGGGGTTCCGGAGAAGCTGGGCTGCGCCAACTTGCCACTGAACAGCCGCCAGAAGGAGCTGTGCAAGAGGAAACCCTACCTGCTGCCCAGCATCCGCGAGGGCGCCCGGCTGGGCATTCAGGAGTGCAGGAGCCAGTTCAAACACGAGAGATGGAACTGCATGGTCGCCACCGCCAATGCCGCTGCCGCTGCCCCGCTCGGCACCAGCCCCCTCTTTGGCTACGAATTGACCAGCG GCACTAAGGAGACAGCATTTATTTATGCTGTGATGGCGGCAGGCCTGGTGCACTCTGTGACCAGGTCATGCAGTGCAGGCAACATGACAGAATGTTCCTGTGATACCACCCTGCAGAATGGTGGCTCAGCAAGTGAAGGCTGGCACTGGGGAGGCTGTTCTGATGATGTTCAGTATGGCATGTGGTTCAGCAGAAAGTTCCTGGACTTCCCCATCAGAAACACCactggaaaagaaagcaaagtacTGCTAACAATGAACCTACATAACAGTGAAGCTGGGAGGCAG GCGGTCGCCAAGTTGATGTCAGTAGACTGCCGCTGCCATGGAGTTTCTGGTTCCTGTGCTGTGAAAACATGCTGGAAAaccatgtcttcttttgaaaagattGGCCATTGGTTAAAGGATAAATATGAAAACAGTATCCAGGTATCAgacaaaataaagaggaaaatgcGCAGGAGAGAAAAAGATCAGAGGAAAATACCAATCCGTAAGGATGACCTGCTCTATGTTAATAAGTCTCCCAACTACTGTGTGGAAGATAAAAAGCTGGGGATCCCAGGGACACAAGGCAGAGAATGCAATCGTACATCAGAGGGTGCAGATGGTTGCAACCTCCTGTGCTGTGGCCGAGGCTACAACACTCATGTGGTCAGGCACGTGGAGAGGTGTGAGTGCAAATTCATCTGGTGCTGTTATGTCCGCTGCAGAAGGTGTGAGAGCATGACTGACGTCCACACTTGTAAGTAA